The following coding sequences lie in one Alloacidobacterium dinghuense genomic window:
- the argG gene encoding argininosuccinate synthase, translating into MSVILESLPVWQKVGIAFSGGLDTSAALHWMKQKGAVPYAYTANLGQPDETDYDAIPRKALEYGAENARLIDCRGPLVREGIAALQSGAFHISTAGITYFNTTPLGRAVTGTMLVTAMKEDGVNIWGDGSTFKGNDIERFYRYGLLVNPDLQVYKPWLDPLFIDELGGRAEMSAFLQKSGFGYKMSAEKAYSTDSNLLGATHEAKDLEQLSSSIRIVEPIMGTAFWRDDVDVRHEEVTIRFEQGFPVALNGKAFSNPVELLLEANRIGGRHGLGMSDQIENRIIEAKSRGIYEAPGMALLFIAYERLITGIHNEDTIEQYRENGRKLGRLLYQGRWFDPQAIMLRESAQRWVASAITGEVTLELRRGNDYSILNTESPNLTFAPERLSMEKTESAFSPRDRIGQLTMRNLDITDTRAKLMTYAQTGLITLSHGSEMPQLNSGAKNGGTKNGSITKGEEN; encoded by the coding sequence ATGTCTGTCATTCTTGAAAGTCTGCCGGTTTGGCAGAAAGTCGGTATCGCTTTTTCCGGCGGCCTTGATACCAGCGCCGCGCTTCACTGGATGAAGCAGAAAGGCGCGGTGCCCTACGCCTACACCGCCAATCTCGGCCAGCCGGACGAAACCGATTACGACGCCATCCCCCGCAAGGCCCTTGAGTACGGCGCGGAGAATGCGCGGCTCATCGATTGCCGCGGGCCGCTGGTTCGCGAAGGCATCGCCGCACTGCAGTCCGGAGCCTTCCATATCTCGACTGCGGGTATCACCTACTTCAACACCACGCCTCTTGGACGCGCTGTTACCGGCACCATGCTGGTCACAGCCATGAAAGAGGATGGCGTCAACATCTGGGGCGACGGCTCGACCTTCAAGGGCAATGACATCGAGCGCTTCTACCGCTATGGGCTGCTCGTCAATCCTGATCTGCAGGTCTACAAGCCCTGGCTCGACCCGCTCTTCATCGATGAGCTTGGCGGCCGCGCCGAGATGTCTGCCTTCCTGCAGAAGTCCGGCTTCGGCTACAAGATGTCCGCTGAGAAGGCCTACTCGACCGACTCCAACCTCCTCGGCGCCACGCACGAAGCCAAGGATCTCGAACAGCTTTCGAGCAGCATTCGCATCGTCGAGCCCATCATGGGAACGGCCTTCTGGCGTGACGATGTGGATGTGAGGCATGAAGAGGTGACGATTCGCTTCGAACAGGGCTTCCCTGTCGCACTGAACGGTAAGGCATTCTCCAACCCGGTCGAGCTGCTGCTTGAAGCCAACCGCATTGGCGGACGTCACGGTCTGGGCATGAGTGACCAGATTGAGAACCGCATTATCGAGGCCAAGAGCCGCGGCATTTATGAAGCTCCGGGCATGGCCCTGCTCTTCATCGCCTATGAGCGCCTCATCACCGGCATTCACAACGAGGACACCATCGAGCAGTACCGCGAGAACGGCCGCAAGCTGGGCCGCCTGCTCTATCAGGGACGCTGGTTCGACCCCCAGGCCATCATGCTCCGCGAGTCTGCACAGCGCTGGGTGGCGAGCGCGATCACCGGAGAGGTCACGCTCGAGCTGCGCCGCGGCAACGACTATTCGATTCTGAATACCGAGTCGCCCAACCTCACCTTTGCGCCCGAACGCCTCAGCATGGAGAAGACCGAGTCGGCCTTTTCTCCTCGCGACCGCATTGGCCAGCTCACCATGCGGAATCTCGACATCACCGACACCCGCGCCAAGCTGATGACATACGCGCAGACCGGTCTCATCACACTGAGCCACGGCTCGGAGATGCCGCAACTGAACAGTGGGGCCAAAAACGGGGGGACGAAAAACGGGAGCATAACGAAAGGCGAAGAAAACTGA
- the argF gene encoding ornithine carbamoyltransferase → MASKAFAAVEHETGLGVLAPATESLAGRDLCSIADLTPDETEAILALAHDVKLNPSTYRYALDARQMVMFFEKASLRTRLTFETAINTLGGNAIFVDQTQSPLGERESLADMSRNLERWVSVIVLRTYAHETITEMAQYASVPVINALSDLEHPCQALADFLTIEERFGSAKDLKFTYIGDGNNVCHSLMLTAAQLGAHCTVGTPKNYAPKADIVAQARAIGNVTGSNITLLNDPIAAVTGADAVYTDVCTSMGFEHEVTKRAPIFKPYQVNETLMSYAAPHAAFMHCLPAHRNAEVTDAVLDGPQSVVFDQAENRMHAQKALMLMLLGGAKPAK, encoded by the coding sequence TTGGCTAGCAAGGCATTCGCAGCTGTGGAACACGAGACTGGCCTCGGCGTGCTTGCTCCGGCAACGGAATCACTCGCAGGACGAGACCTTTGCTCCATCGCCGATCTTACGCCGGACGAAACAGAAGCAATCCTGGCGCTCGCACACGACGTAAAGCTAAACCCTTCGACCTATCGCTATGCCCTCGATGCCAGGCAGATGGTCATGTTTTTCGAGAAGGCATCCTTGCGGACGCGCCTGACATTCGAGACTGCGATCAATACGTTGGGTGGCAACGCCATCTTCGTCGATCAGACGCAATCGCCGCTCGGTGAGCGCGAGTCACTGGCCGATATGTCGCGTAATCTCGAGCGCTGGGTCTCGGTCATTGTACTGCGCACCTATGCGCACGAAACGATCACTGAGATGGCGCAATATGCCAGCGTGCCCGTCATCAATGCGTTGAGTGACCTCGAACATCCGTGCCAGGCACTCGCCGACTTCTTGACCATCGAAGAGCGGTTTGGCAGCGCAAAGGATTTGAAGTTTACCTATATCGGGGATGGCAACAATGTTTGCCATTCGCTCATGCTGACCGCGGCACAACTCGGAGCGCACTGCACGGTGGGCACTCCGAAAAACTATGCCCCCAAAGCAGACATAGTGGCTCAGGCCCGCGCTATTGGGAACGTGACAGGAAGCAACATCACACTGCTCAATGATCCCATTGCTGCCGTAACTGGAGCGGACGCTGTATACACCGACGTCTGCACCAGCATGGGCTTTGAGCATGAAGTAACCAAGCGCGCGCCGATCTTCAAGCCATACCAGGTGAATGAAACGTTGATGAGCTACGCAGCTCCGCACGCTGCCTTCATGCATTGCCTGCCTGCGCATCGCAATGCTGAGGTAACCGATGCGGTGCTTGACGGCCCGCAGTCGGTGGTCTTCGATCAGGCCGAAAACCGCATGCACGCGCAGAAGGCGCTCATGCTTATGTTGCTGGGCGGGGCAAAGCCGGCGAAGTAA